The Funiculus sociatus GB2-C1 DNA window GAGTGTATACGTATATTTGCGTAATAACCTCGGTTTCGTCCAGAAGACGAGTATTGTACTAAAGTAACGGAACACCTATGAATTTGCGGGCTATATCAAAAGAAGCAGACAAAAGTAAGTATTTACTCTTAAGCGTTCTCAGTCTGTCTGTCGTTGCAGGTATCTCTTCTTTTGTCAGTTTTACATTAATTTCCCAGCGGAATTCCCGGCCAGATTTCGTGCAGCAAGCTTCCTCTAAGGAGAGTGGCACGAATAAGAGTTCTTCACGAAAGAAGAACAAAGCTAAAAAAAATACAAATAAGTCGCAACTCTTTACAATGGAGCCAAGTTTTACAACTACTCCCCAGCCTACGACTTTGGCACCTGCGTCAATAGCTAGACCTACCAGCACTTTACCGACTAAGTATCCCTCGGCACCTGGTACAACAACGAATTATGGAGGGATGATAACCACACCCTCGACTACCTTACCAAGCGCCTTACCAAGCGCCCCTGGTACGACGATAGTGGGACGATAGGTACACTGAACATAAAAACCAGTCCTAGCGGTTATTAGATGGGCTATGGGGCTGAGTGCTACCATTTCTTGTAGGGCTTTCAATTTGCCAGAGATGATAATTACGCGATCGCTATCTCAACTGAACATCAAACGATCGCCCCTAAACTTTACGCCGCTGCTACTGCCCAAACTGTTGTTTAGCTTGCTGATAAACTTCCGCTGTTATTAATTTTTGCCCGGCTTCTTGGGCAAATTTTTCAATTTTTTTCCTAGCAGCGGGACGGACAAAAAAGGGAATTTCTTTCAGCTTGGCTTCAGCTTCGGGTGTCCACTCTACCGCATTAGGTTGGTTTGCCACAGTTTTCTCCAAAAAAAATCCTTAAAACAGGAGTTTAACAGGTAAGCGATCGCTCTTTCCAGCCTCTCATCAAGAACGCGATCGCCTTTCCTCAACCCTAGCAACGAGTTACCACTTTTTGTAGGGCAAAAACTTGCCAGACATGATGACTTTTACGCGATCGCCTTTGGGATCTTCTTCCTTCTCCACATCCAAGGTAAAATCAATTGCGCTCATAATGCCATCACCAAACTTTTCGTGAATCACGCTTTTGATCGGCATTCCGTAAACCTGCATTATTTCATAAAATCGATAAATCAAAGGATCAGTAGGAACAACTGGCCCCAAGCCTTTTAGAGGGCTTTCTGTTAATTCTTTAGCATAAACTGGGTTAACATCTAATGCAGAAACCAGCTTATTCGCCTCTTCCTCAGAAGCACTAGCTTGACGGTAGATCACCGCTGCAATCCATACCTCGTCACGTCCCAATATTTTTTCTAAATCGCCAAAGCTTAGTTTCTTATTTTTTTTCGCATCTAAGAGTGTCTGAGTAATTTCTGGAACTTGCATTATCAACTCCTCACCCATTATTTATTTAAGCTAAACATGAAAAAGGCAAAAGTGATTTTCCTTTTGCCTTTTTCATTTTCTTTACCGATCTACTGAACCCATGATGATATCGATACTGCCCAAAATTGTCACGATATCAGCCACTTTCACACCCTTAATGATGTGAGGTAGGATTTGCACGTTAACAAAATCGGGAGTGCGAATCTTCCAACGCCATGGGAAAACGTTATCATCCCCAATCAAGAAAATTCCCAGTTCACCTTTGCCACACTCGACGCGGACATAGTGTTCGCCTTTAGGAATTTTGAAAGTAGGGGATATTTTCTTACCGATGTACTGGTAATCAAAATCGTTCCACTCAGATTTTGCCCCTTCTGCCATGCGCTTAGCTTCCAAGTTTTCGTAAGGGCCACCAGGAAGTCCCTTAAGGGCTTGGCGAAGAATCTTCACAGATTCGCGCATCTCCCGAATCCGCACTAAGTAACGGGCAAAACAATCCCCGGCAGTTTCCCACGGCACATCCCAGTCGAAATCGTCGTAGCATTCGTAGTGGTCAACTTTCCGTAAATCCCACTTCACCCCGGAAGCGCGCAGCATGGGGCCAGAAAGTCCCCAGTTAATCGCTTCTTCGCGGTTGATAGTGCCAACGCCCTCAACCCGACGGCGGAAAATGGGGTTGTCGGTAATCAAGCGTTCGTATTCGTCAACCTTGGGGTAAAAGTAGTCGCAGAAGTCTTGGCACTTGTCAACCCAGCCGTAAGGCAAATCAACAGCAACTCCTCCAATGCGGAAGTAGTTGTTGTTCACCATCCGATAACCTGAAGCGGCTTCCCACAGGTCATAAATCAACTCCCGTTCCCGGAAAATGTAAAAGAAGGGAGTCTGTGCGCCAACGTCAGCCATGAACGGGCCAAGCCACAGCAAGTGGTTGGCGATGCGGTTCAGTTCTAGCATGATGACGCGGATGTAGCTGGCGCGTTTGGGAACCGCAATATCAGCCAGCTTTTCTGGGGCGTTGACGGTGATAGCCTCGTTAAACATCCCTTCGGCGTAGTCCCAGCGACTAACGTAAGGAACGTACATGATGTTGGTGCGGTTTTCGGCAATTTTTTCCATGCCGCGATGCAGGTAGCCGATTACGGGTTCGCAATCTACGACATCCTCGCCGTCTAGGGTGACGATTAGTCGCATCACTCCGTGCATGGAGGGATGGTGCGGCCCCATGTTCAGCACCATCGGTTCAGTTCTAGTTTCTAACTTTGCCATATATCAGCAATTCCCTTGATGAAAATTTGGGCAGCCGCATCTCAATCACAAAACACGCCAAAATTGCCTCGGCGGGCATCTGTCGGTTTACTACTGAGTGTTTATTTTTGTTGCACTTACTTAATTATATGGAGCTTTGACCGCAGGATGCGCTTAAAGTTGAGCTGCTTTCAACCAAGGATAATTCGGGCAAAACCTTGTGGAAATTGCCTGGTTATTGGGAACTCTAATAAAAGAGTTGGATGAATTCTAATGAATCAAGAGCAGTTCGATGCGCTGGTTAAGCGTCTGGAGGGTTTTGCCCGCAAGCAACCAGCAAGCTACAAGTTCCGCGTCGGTCTTCTAGCTGCCTTGGGCTATGCCTATATTTTCTTGGTTTTGGCAGGGCTATTGGCAATCTTTGGATTAGTTTTACTGGCACTAATCTACAGCAGGCACGTTAGTAGCGCTCTGATCAAAGTCGGCATTGTGGTACTTGTTCCAGCGTTCATTGTTCTAAAATCCCTGTGGGTGCGGTTCCCGCCGCCAACTGGCTTAGAACTAACTCCGCAAGAGGTTCCCGACCTGTTTGCTTTAATTAACGAACTAACATCTGCCTTGCAAGCACCTCGATTTCACCGCATTTTGTTGACTGAGGAATTCAATGCAGGTGTCCGTCAAGTACCGCGTTTGGGGATATTTGGATGGCAGCAAAACTATCTGCTTATCGGGCTACCCTTGATGCAAGCCCTTTCGCCGGAGCAGTTTCGCGCTGTACTTGCTCACGAGTTCGGACATTTGTCAGGAAACCATAATCGCTTTAGTGCCTGGATTTATCGCGTCCAAGAAACTTATTATCAGATGTTGGAAAGGTTGCGGCACAGCGGACATGATGGTTCTTCCGTGCTTTTCGATCGCTTTTTAAACTG harbors:
- a CDS encoding PCP reductase family protein, with translation MANQPNAVEWTPEAEAKLKEIPFFVRPAARKKIEKFAQEAGQKLITAEVYQQAKQQFGQ
- the cynS gene encoding cyanase translates to MQVPEITQTLLDAKKNKKLSFGDLEKILGRDEVWIAAVIYRQASASEEEANKLVSALDVNPVYAKELTESPLKGLGPVVPTDPLIYRFYEIMQVYGMPIKSVIHEKFGDGIMSAIDFTLDVEKEEDPKGDRVKVIMSGKFLPYKKW
- a CDS encoding NAD(P)H-quinone oxidoreductase subunit H; translated protein: MAKLETRTEPMVLNMGPHHPSMHGVMRLIVTLDGEDVVDCEPVIGYLHRGMEKIAENRTNIMYVPYVSRWDYAEGMFNEAITVNAPEKLADIAVPKRASYIRVIMLELNRIANHLLWLGPFMADVGAQTPFFYIFRERELIYDLWEAASGYRMVNNNYFRIGGVAVDLPYGWVDKCQDFCDYFYPKVDEYERLITDNPIFRRRVEGVGTINREEAINWGLSGPMLRASGVKWDLRKVDHYECYDDFDWDVPWETAGDCFARYLVRIREMRESVKILRQALKGLPGGPYENLEAKRMAEGAKSEWNDFDYQYIGKKISPTFKIPKGEHYVRVECGKGELGIFLIGDDNVFPWRWKIRTPDFVNVQILPHIIKGVKVADIVTILGSIDIIMGSVDR